The genomic window GATCGTGGTCGAGCAGCTCAAGAAGAAGATCCTCTCGATTGGCACTGGAAGGATAGTGATGGTGGACGGCTTCCCCCGCAACCAGGAGAACATCGATCTGTGGGAGCAGATAGTGGGAGAGGAGATCAAGGTGATCCTGCTCGCCTACATCGAGGTGAGAGATGAGGTCATGATCCAGCGCCTGCTCAACAGGGGCAAGACAAGCGGACGGCTCGACGACACCGAGGAAGTCATCACCAAGAGACTTGCCACCTTCCACAGCGAAACAGAGCCGGTCCTGATCCACTACAAGCGGCTCTACCGGGAGGGAAAGACAAGAGTCTTCGTGGTGAACGGAGAGCTAAAGCTGGAGGACGCGCAGGCCAGGTTCAAGAAGTTCTTCGAGCATAATCGTATCCTCGAGTGAGTGATGGCTGGCTGTGAATATGATTAATGCATATTGAGTAATAACCAGTAAGGGCAGGGGAAAACCTGGATCACTTATTGTGCTCCTCCCTCAGCTTGCGATCGTATCTCTGGATCTCCTCCATCTCCTCCTTTGCCGCCTGAGCAGCCTACAGATCCCCCGCCAGTAGGTTGCTCAGATCGTCCCTATACTTGGAATCGGAAGGGAGCGGCATTGGCTCATCGTCGAACTCGTAA from Nymphaea colorata isolate Beijing-Zhang1983 unplaced genomic scaffold, ASM883128v2 scaffold0047, whole genome shotgun sequence includes these protein-coding regions:
- the LOC116268007 gene encoding uncharacterized protein LOC116268007: MPEGTPTLMSHRSSDDYILMSKPRVIFVLGGPGSGKGTHCDQLRERFSLLHLSVGDILRDFLKTGSKEAEEISRRMKEGQMVPSQIVVEQLKKKILSIGTGRIVMVDGFPRNQENIDLWEQIVGEEIKVILLAYIEVRDEVMIQRLLNRGKTSGRLDDTEEVITKRLATFHSETEPVLIHYKRLYREGKTRVFVVNGELKLEDAQARFKKFFEHNRILE